One genomic region from Gossypium hirsutum isolate 1008001.06 chromosome D13, Gossypium_hirsutum_v2.1, whole genome shotgun sequence encodes:
- the LOC107931994 gene encoding AP-4 complex subunit sigma isoform X1, giving the protein MGIRFILMVNKQGQTRLAQYYEWLTLEERRALEGEIVRKCLARNEQQCSFVEHRNYKIVYRRYASLFFLVGVDNDENELAILEFIHLLVETMDRHFGNVCELDIMFHLEKAHFMLEEMVMNGSIVETSKANILSPIQLMDKAS; this is encoded by the exons ATGGGAATCAGATTCATATTAATGGTGAACAAGCAAGGGCAGACTCGTCTTGCCCAATACTATGAATGGCTCACCCTCGAAGAACGACGTGCCCTCGAAGGCGAGATCGTCCGCAAGTGCTTAGCCCGCAACGAGCAACAG TGTTCATTTGTTGAGCATCGGAATTACAAAATTGTATACAGGCGTTACGCTTCGCTGTTTTTCTTAGTTGGAGTTGACAATGATGAA AATGAGCTTGCAATATTGGAATTTATACATCTCTTGGTTGAAACCATGGACCGCCATTTTGGCAATGTG TGTGAGCTAGATATCATGTTCCACTTAGAGAAGGCTCATTTCATGCTGGAGGAAATGGTTATGAACGGTTCTATCGTTGAGACAAGCAAGGCTAATATTCTAAGTCCGATTCAGCTGATGGACAAAGCATCATGA
- the LOC107931994 gene encoding AP-4 complex subunit sigma isoform X2, translating to MGIRFILMVNKQGQTRLAQYYEWLTLEERRALEGEIVRKCLARNEQQCSFVEHRNYKIVYRRYASLFFLVGVDNDEVDALMVEILWRRERVRGHRRMSLQYWNLYISWLKPWTAILAMCVS from the exons ATGGGAATCAGATTCATATTAATGGTGAACAAGCAAGGGCAGACTCGTCTTGCCCAATACTATGAATGGCTCACCCTCGAAGAACGACGTGCCCTCGAAGGCGAGATCGTCCGCAAGTGCTTAGCCCGCAACGAGCAACAG TGTTCATTTGTTGAGCATCGGAATTACAAAATTGTATACAGGCGTTACGCTTCGCTGTTTTTCTTAGTTGGAGTTGACAATGATGAA GTGGATGCCTTAATGGTTGAAATCTTGTGGAGGAGGGAAAGGGTAAGAGGGCATCGGAG AATGAGCTTGCAATATTGGAATTTATACATCTCTTGGTTGAAACCATGGACCGCCATTTTGGCAATGTG TGTGAGCTAG